The Bacillus oleivorans genome has a window encoding:
- a CDS encoding nuclease-related domain-containing protein translates to MVIKPRMPSLRVRKQKALLNRISPNHKMRSVIMADLPKWESGYRGEKDVDYYLDFIANEKFHILHDVRLLNNHAFQMDTLIICPNFILIMEVKNWSGTIYFDAQFDQVIRTDENGKVERFSNPLTQVHLQRVQLMKWLQNKNLSHIPIEIALIFSNPKAILKASDDMPLDSLKQIRHLDQIFQMTLELEEKYKKIRLNHVSLKKLSSLILQYDTPLFIDILKTFQINRSDIIKGVQCPGCLKFAMKRAHGKWICPHCSISSKTAHHQAIEDFFLLFNSQLNNKSCRDFLLLSSRGAATRILASMNLIPTGNFRGRKYRYSFIDRVP, encoded by the coding sequence TTGGTTATTAAACCAAGAATGCCTTCCTTAAGAGTAAGGAAGCAGAAAGCATTGCTTAATAGAATTAGTCCGAATCATAAAATGAGGTCCGTGATCATGGCCGACCTTCCGAAATGGGAGTCTGGTTACCGGGGAGAAAAAGATGTTGACTACTACTTAGACTTTATTGCCAATGAAAAATTCCACATTTTACATGATGTTCGACTCCTTAACAATCATGCGTTCCAAATGGATACTCTTATCATTTGTCCCAATTTTATATTAATTATGGAGGTTAAGAATTGGTCGGGTACAATCTATTTTGATGCGCAGTTCGATCAGGTTATTCGGACAGATGAGAATGGAAAAGTAGAAAGGTTCTCCAACCCGTTAACCCAGGTTCATTTACAAAGAGTTCAGCTCATGAAGTGGCTGCAAAATAAGAATTTAAGTCATATCCCAATTGAGATTGCGCTTATTTTTAGCAATCCTAAAGCTATCTTAAAAGCTTCAGACGACATGCCACTAGATTCTCTTAAACAAATCCGGCATCTAGATCAAATTTTTCAAATGACCTTAGAGCTTGAAGAAAAATATAAAAAGATCCGGTTAAATCATGTCTCCCTCAAAAAACTCAGCTCATTAATTCTTCAATATGATACTCCATTATTTATTGACATTCTAAAAACATTCCAAATAAATCGAAGTGATATTATAAAAGGTGTCCAATGTCCTGGCTGCTTAAAATTTGCAATGAAAAGAGCCCATGGAAAATGGATCTGTCCTCACTGTTCAATAAGTTCAAAAACGGCTCATCACCAAGCAATCGAGGATTTTTTTCTTCTCTTCAATTCGCAGCTTAATAATAAGAGTTGCCGTGATTTTCTCCTCTTATCCTCACGTGGCGCGGCAACTCGAATCCTTGCCTCTATGAATCTAATTCCAACTGGTAATTTTAGAGGAAGGAAGTATAGATATTCATTTATTGACCGAGTACCTTAA